From a single Pseudalkalibacillus hwajinpoensis genomic region:
- a CDS encoding amidohydrolase family protein, which yields MFEVDSAFQHNLQHFFRFLILNAPQIGLKIYDGLVKDGFLKLYGSSYKIFTKPSNDIVATAIARFPERFLGWVAVNPLTNESVEEVEFYLNNPSFIGVKAHPFMHEYSIKALDPIAALCESKGIPMIIHLSSEADSYKYLPENYPKLKLIYAHAGLPFWKKLWKYVKDQPNVYVDTSSDYLNQSIIKKAVESLGFRKVLYGCDGPYGMKKFNNYDYSAKKSWIESLHIPDNQKEYILGKNFLGLID from the coding sequence ATGTTTGAAGTGGATAGCGCTTTTCAACATAATTTACAACACTTTTTCCGGTTTTTAATATTAAATGCACCTCAAATTGGACTTAAAATTTATGATGGTCTAGTAAAGGATGGCTTTTTGAAACTTTATGGCAGTTCATACAAGATTTTCACCAAGCCAAGTAATGATATAGTTGCTACTGCAATTGCTAGATTTCCGGAACGATTTCTAGGCTGGGTAGCAGTGAACCCACTGACTAATGAATCAGTGGAAGAAGTAGAATTCTATCTTAATAACCCTAGTTTTATTGGAGTGAAAGCTCATCCGTTCATGCATGAATATAGTATTAAAGCACTTGATCCAATTGCGGCTTTGTGCGAATCAAAAGGCATACCTATGATTATTCATCTATCTTCAGAAGCTGACTCCTATAAATACTTACCTGAAAATTACCCTAAACTAAAATTAATTTATGCTCACGCAGGTCTTCCGTTTTGGAAAAAACTATGGAAATACGTTAAGGATCAACCAAATGTATATGTTGACACATCAAGTGATTATCTTAACCAATCGATTATAAAGAAGGCAGTTGAATCTTTAGGATTTCGTAAAGTTCTTTATGGTTGCGACGGACCTTATGGAATGAAAAAATTTAATAATTATGACTATTCGGCAAAGAAAAGCTGGATTGAATCACTTCATATTCCTGATAACCAAAAGGAATATATTCTTGGAAAAAACTTTTTAGGATTAATTGACTAA
- a CDS encoding DoxX family protein, with protein MSKHEAGTLFLRVILGVIFFVHGLDKFQSGIGNTAGFFDSIGVPGFLAYIVATIELVGGVVMILGIGAKIVAYLFAIIMLGAIFTVKLSAGFLDGYEYDLALLAMSIHVALSNNKALSLENAMFSSKQD; from the coding sequence ATAAGTAAACATGAGGCGGGTACTTTATTTCTAAGAGTAATATTAGGAGTTATATTTTTTGTTCACGGATTGGATAAATTCCAGTCAGGAATTGGAAACACCGCCGGATTCTTTGACAGCATTGGAGTCCCCGGCTTTTTAGCATACATTGTAGCAACAATTGAGCTTGTTGGCGGAGTTGTAATGATTTTAGGAATTGGAGCAAAAATCGTTGCATATCTATTTGCCATTATTATGCTGGGGGCCATTTTTACAGTTAAACTTTCGGCCGGCTTTCTGGATGGATATGAATACGATCTTGCGTTACTAGCTATGTCTATTCATGTAGCACTTTCTAATAACAAAGCTCTTTCACTGGAAAATGCCATGTTTTCATCGAAACAGGATTAG